The proteins below are encoded in one region of Apium graveolens cultivar Ventura chromosome 4, ASM990537v1, whole genome shotgun sequence:
- the LOC141717999 gene encoding uncharacterized protein LOC141717999 — MTDWGPVVVAVVMFIVLSPGLLFQLPARNRVMEFGNMYTSGISILVHAVLYFCIYTILIVAIGIHIRTQ, encoded by the coding sequence ATGACTGATTGGGGACCAGTGGTGGTGGCAGTGGTGATGTTCATAGTATTATCACCGGGGTTGCTATTTCAGTTACCAGCAAGGAATAGGGTGATGGAATTCGGGAACATGTACACCAGTGGAATTTCCATCTTGGTACATGCTGTCTTATACTTTTGTATTTATACCATCTTGATTGTTGCTATTGGAATTCACATACGTACTCAATGA